In Candidatus Endomicrobium procryptotermitis, the DNA window TTGCATAATGGGAAAGAACCTTTAATCTACTTTTATAGGGACTTTAATCAAAATGAAATTGATATTTTGCTTGAAGAAAACGGAACTATTTATCCTATAGAAATTAAAAAGACAGCAAATCCAAGCTTGTTAGACGTTAAAGCTTTCAGCCAAATAGGAAAATTAGGCAAAATAACAGGTACAGGAGCAATACTATGTTTTAAAAATGAAAGGGTTCCTTTATCCCGTGAAATAGTTTCAATCCCGATTTGGGAAATATAAAAAATGATTTGTGCAGCAATTATTTATTTTAATTGCGATATCCTACAAATATTTGACTAAAAAATAAAAATATTGCATAATTGAATATCAATTTTTTAATAAAAAAGGAGATGTTTTCAAAATGAAAGAAGCAATTCACCCCAAATATGAAGAATGTACGGTGTCTTGTGCATGTGGTTATACTTTTAAAACCCGTTCCACAAAGCCCGTTATAAAACTTGAAATTTGTTCGAACTGTCATCCATTTTTTACTGGAAAACAAAAACTTATAGACACCGCTGGAAGAGTAGAAAAATTCCAAAAACGTTTTGCAAAAACTAACGGAAAAACCGTAGTGAGAAAGAAAGTTGAAAAAGCTGTTTCTATTCCTAGAAAAACTTCGAGTAAGATTTTGACGACTTCTCCAAAAAGAGCAAAAGTAACAGTAAAAAAAGAAAAAGACACTAAAAAAGAAAAGTAGACGATAAAAACATTTATTAAGACAGAACTGGAAAATCTTTTCCGGTTCTGTCATATTTTTTAGGTGCGTTGGTAAAAATATGTTTCATGAAAAATTAAAATTATTAAACGAACGGTTTAAAGAAGTTGAAAAAAAGCTAAGCGATTCATCTGTTATCGCTGATAAGGAACAATATCGCGAACTTACAAAACAGCATTCGTATCTTAAACCTCTTTCGGAAAAATATTACGAATACGATAAACTTATTTCAGATATGCAAGGCGCAGAAGAATTGAAAAAGTCTGATGATGCTGAAATAAGAGAAATGGCTCAGACGGAATATGACGAGCTGTCGGCTGAAAGGGAGAAATTGGATTCTGAAATTAAAATTCTTCTTCTTCCGCCCGATCCAAATGAAAATAAAAATATTATCGTCGAAATACGTGCAGGCACAGGAGGAGAGGAAGCCGCACTGTTTGTCGGAGATTTGTTTAGAATGTATACGAGATATGCCGAAAGGAACGGGTGGAAATTTGAAATTATGGATTCAAATCCTACTGGACTTGGCGGATATAAAGAAGTTATTTTTGAAATCAGTGGAAATAAAGTGTGGCGTTATATGAAATTTGAAAGGGGTGCGCACAGGGTTCAGCGCGTTCCTGAAACTGAAGCTTCCGGCAGGGTTCATACGTCGGCTGTTACGGTTGCAGTTCTTCCCGAGGCTGAAGACGTCGATGTTGAAATTAAAATAGAAGATTTGCGTATAGACACTTACAGAGCTTCAGGCGCAGGCGGGCAACATGTTAACAAAACTGATTCGGCTATTCGAATAACTCATTTGCCTACTGGTCTTGTTGTTGCCTGCCAAGATGAAAGAAGCCAGATAAAAAACAGGGCAAAAGCTTTTAAAGTTTTAAGGGCAAAACTTTACGAACAAAAGCTGCTTGAGCATGAAAAACAACTTTCCAGCGAAAGAAAGCAGCAGGTAGGAAGTGGAGACAGATCTGAGAAAATACGAACTTATAATTTTCCGCAAAATAGAATAACAGATCACCGCATAGGATACAGCGTATACAATATTACCGAAGTGATGGACGGGGATTTGGCTGAACTATCCAATAAACTTATCGATGACGATGCTCAAGCCAATCTGGCAGCAAATTAAACTGATGTAACGGCTTGCTGCGGAGAAATGTATGGTGGACAATGCAAGTGTTTACAGCCTGCTTAAAAGCGGCGAAACATTTTTAAAATCAAACAATCTGCCAGATCCTAAAGCCGATGCCGCATATCTTCTTAGTTCTGTATTGAAAGTCAAACGTTCACAACTTACTTTGATAAGAGAACAGAAAGTCGGTGAAAAGGAAGCGGAACTGTTTGATGAGTATATTTTAAGACGGTCAAAACGCGAACCTGCGGCTTATATCACCGGTTATTGCGGTTTTATGGGATTAGAATTTAAAGTTAATAAATGTGTTTTGATACCTAGAGCTGAAACCGAACTGCTTGTTGAAAATGTTTTAAACATATCAAAGATAAATAAAGCGGAAACGATTTTGGATCTATGTACGGGTTCAGGTTGTATTGCAGTAAGTTTGTCAAAATTAGGAGATTTTAGAAAAATTTATGCGGTTGACATAAGTCTTGATGCTTTAATGACTGCTAAAGAAAATGCTGTTTTCAATTCGGTAAAAAATATTGAATTTATTATAAGCGATATGTTTGAAGCGCTTGAAAATGTAAAGTTTGATTGTATAGTTTCAAATCCTCCTTACATTTCACGTGCGGAATATGAAACACTTGAACCCGAACTTAGATTCGAGCCTAAAACTGCATTGCTGGCCGAAGATAAAGGGTTATTTTTTTATAAATATATAGCTTCAAAAGTGCACAAATATTTGAGTGGTAAAGGCTGCATTTTTGTAGAACTTAATGCAAACCTTTCAAAAGAAATAGAAAAGATTTTTAAACAGAATAATTTTAAAAATATAGAGATAATTGAAGATTATTCTCATTTGCCAAGGGTACTTAAAGCATGTTTGTAAGGTAAAAAGGAAGATAGATGGATAAAATTATTATTAATGGCGGCAGGAAGTTAAAAGGTACGGTCAAAATTTCAGGATCTAAAAATTCGTCGCTTCCAATTCTTTTTGCTACCCTTCTAACAGACGAACCGTGTACGATTGAAAATGTTCCGTCTTTAGCCGATATAAATACTACAGTAGATTTTTTAAATTTTATTGGAAAAAAAATGCTGAAGAACGGTTCTAAAATCAGCTCTCTGTCTTCTGGAAAGTATAAACATATAGCCCCGTATGATCTTGTAAGAAAAATGAGGGCAAGCGTTTTGATTATGGGTCCGCTTTTAGCGCGTCTTAACAAAGTTGACGTTTCTCTTCCCGGCGGGTGCGCTATAGGTGCAAGACCGATTGATATACATCTTGAAGCTTTTAAAAAACTCGGCGCAGATATAGAAGTTGAAGGAGGATACGTAAAAACTGCAGCGCAAAAAGGGCTTTGTGGAAACGAAATCGAGTTTAGCTTTCCAAGCGTTGGAGCTACGGAAAATATTTTGCTGGCCGCCGTTTTTGCCAAAGGAAAAACAAAAATCATTAATGCGGCAAAAGAACCGGAAATCGTTGATTTGGCTGACATGCTTAAAAAAATGGGTGCGAAAATATCTGGAGCCGGTAGTAAAACCATATTAATTGAAGGAGTGACAAAGCTTCACGGAGTAAAACATAGCGTTATACCCGACAGAATCGAAGCTGCCACATATTTGATTGCGGCCGCAATCACAAAAGGCGAAATACTTTTGGAGAATGTAAATCCAAAACATTTAAAAGCGATAACAGACAAATTAAAAAAGTGTGGAATGCATATAAAAGAAACCAAAAATACGATTTTTGTAAAATGGGTAAGAAATTTGAAGCGCTGCAATATAAGCACCGAAGTTTATCCCGGATTTCCTACCGATGTTCAGGCTCAATGGACGGCTTTAATGTGCCTGTTGAAAGGTAAATCATGTGTTAAAGAAAACGTATTTGAAAATAGGTTTTTACATGTTGCCGAACTTCAAAGATTCGGAGCGGATTTAACTGTTGATGGAAAAGTCGTAAATATAAAAGGCGTTGATAAATTATCGGCTGCGCCGGTAATGGTTTCGGATTTAAGAGCGGGTGCCGCGTTGGTGCTGGCAGGTCTTGCTGCGGAAGGAAAAAGCGCGATTTCCAGAATATATCATTTAGACAGAGGTTACGAATTTCTCGAAAGAAAACTCAAAAAACTTGGCGCCGACATCAAAAGAGTGGAAAGTGAAAAATGAGATAAGCGGTAATATTTTAAATGCGTTTA includes these proteins:
- the prfA gene encoding peptide chain release factor 1, producing the protein MFHEKLKLLNERFKEVEKKLSDSSVIADKEQYRELTKQHSYLKPLSEKYYEYDKLISDMQGAEELKKSDDAEIREMAQTEYDELSAEREKLDSEIKILLLPPDPNENKNIIVEIRAGTGGEEAALFVGDLFRMYTRYAERNGWKFEIMDSNPTGLGGYKEVIFEISGNKVWRYMKFERGAHRVQRVPETEASGRVHTSAVTVAVLPEAEDVDVEIKIEDLRIDTYRASGAGGQHVNKTDSAIRITHLPTGLVVACQDERSQIKNRAKAFKVLRAKLYEQKLLEHEKQLSSERKQQVGSGDRSEKIRTYNFPQNRITDHRIGYSVYNITEVMDGDLAELSNKLIDDDAQANLAAN
- the prmC gene encoding peptide chain release factor N(5)-glutamine methyltransferase, with protein sequence MVDNASVYSLLKSGETFLKSNNLPDPKADAAYLLSSVLKVKRSQLTLIREQKVGEKEAELFDEYILRRSKREPAAYITGYCGFMGLEFKVNKCVLIPRAETELLVENVLNISKINKAETILDLCTGSGCIAVSLSKLGDFRKIYAVDISLDALMTAKENAVFNSVKNIEFIISDMFEALENVKFDCIVSNPPYISRAEYETLEPELRFEPKTALLAEDKGLFFYKYIASKVHKYLSGKGCIFVELNANLSKEIEKIFKQNNFKNIEIIEDYSHLPRVLKACL
- the murA gene encoding UDP-N-acetylglucosamine 1-carboxyvinyltransferase, translated to MDKIIINGGRKLKGTVKISGSKNSSLPILFATLLTDEPCTIENVPSLADINTTVDFLNFIGKKMLKNGSKISSLSSGKYKHIAPYDLVRKMRASVLIMGPLLARLNKVDVSLPGGCAIGARPIDIHLEAFKKLGADIEVEGGYVKTAAQKGLCGNEIEFSFPSVGATENILLAAVFAKGKTKIINAAKEPEIVDLADMLKKMGAKISGAGSKTILIEGVTKLHGVKHSVIPDRIEAATYLIAAAITKGEILLENVNPKHLKAITDKLKKCGMHIKETKNTIFVKWVRNLKRCNISTEVYPGFPTDVQAQWTALMCLLKGKSCVKENVFENRFLHVAELQRFGADLTVDGKVVNIKGVDKLSAAPVMVSDLRAGAALVLAGLAAEGKSAISRIYHLDRGYEFLERKLKKLGADIKRVESEK